One genomic window of Mustela erminea isolate mMusErm1 chromosome 13, mMusErm1.Pri, whole genome shotgun sequence includes the following:
- the LOC116571324 gene encoding 60S ribosomal protein L7-like: protein MEGAEEKKKKVPAVPETLKKKRRNFAELKIKRLRKKFAQKMLRKARRKLIYEKAKHYHKEYRQMYRTEIRMARMARKAGNFYVPAEPKLAFVIRIRGINGVSPKVRKVLQLLRLRQIFNGTFVKLNKASVNMLRIVEPYIAWGYPNLKSVNELIYKRGYGKINKKRIALTDNTLIARSLGKYGIICMEDLIHEIYTVGKGFKEANNFLWPFKLSSPRGGMKKKTTHFVEGGDAGNREDQINRLIRRMN from the coding sequence ATGGAGGgtgcagaggagaagaaaaagaaggttccTGCCGTGCCAGAAACCCTTAAAAAGAAGCGAAGGAATTTCGCAGAGCTGAAGATCAAGCGTCTGAGGAAGAAGTTTGCTCAAAAGATGCTTCGAAAGGCAAGGAGGAAGCTTATCTATGAGAAAGCCAAGCATTACCACAAGGAGTACAGACAGATGTACCGGACCGAGATTCGGATGGCGAGGATGGCAAGAAAAGCTGGCAACTTCTACGTACCTGCAGAACCCAAGTTGGCGTTTGTCATCAGGATCAGAGGCATCAATGGTGTGAGCCCAAAGGTTCGAAAGGTGTTGCAGCTCCTTCGCCTTCGTCAAATCTTCAATGGCACCTTTGTTAAGCTCAACAAGGCTTCAGTTAACATGTTAAGGATTGTGGAACCATATATAGCATGGGGGTACCCTAACCTGAAGTCAGTGAATGAATTAATCTACAAGCGTGGTTATGGCAAAATCAACAAGAAGCGAATTGCCCTGACAGATAACACATTGATTGCCCGATCTCTTGGTAAATATGGCATCATCTGCATGGAGGATCTGATTCACGAGATCTATACTGTTGGAAAAGGTTTCAAAGAGGCAAACAACTTTTTATGGCCCTTCAAATTATCTTCTCCACGAGGGGGGATGAAGAAAAAGACCACCCATTTTGTGGAAGGTGGAGATGCTGGCAACAGGGAAGACCAGATCAATAGGCTTATTCGAAGAATGAACTAA